In the Hirundo rustica isolate bHirRus1 chromosome 2, bHirRus1.pri.v3, whole genome shotgun sequence genome, CGATCTTCCAACACTCCTGCCATCCTCGATTCTGGCTAACAATTCATTTAGGCTTTCTGAGAATGGGAGCTCTTCCCAAAGCATAGAGTCCATCTGAGACACTCCAGCTACATTTATGTGATTCAGACCTGAGGCATCTCTCTTGCAAACAAGTGAGTTGGGGGATTTTTCCAGGTAACAATAATTTCTACTATTAGTTTTTGGGTAATTGTTTTTTACCTCAAATTCCAAGGGACATTGTAATAACTTGGAACCGTTTCCATGTGAACATTCAGTGTTTGAAGAGGAAACTCTCTCCAGTTTATCAGTTGCAGAGAAACCGTCAGTCCGTCTAAGCTGTGAACTCAATTCATTATCCTTCTCTTTATCACCTTCCCTCACAGGAGAGATCAGAAACTGTGAGTCCCAAAGAGTTTGATTGTTGAAGCTCACACTGCCCAATTCTGCAGAGACAGGCCTCTCCTCTTGTTCATGCCATTCACTTGCCAGCTTTCCCACTTCCAGAGTGGGAAAGTCTTCTGCTGTTACCCAAGCAACAGATGAAGTCAGACTGAAGGATTGCTGCCAGCACCCTAAAAAACTTTCCCTGCCACTAGACTGAACAAAACAGGAGTTCCTGCTCAGGCTAGACAAGCTGCTGAGCTCACTGAGAGGTTCATCTATGGCAGTGGATGAGGCATCAGGTAAATATGAGCTGTTGTTACAGCTCCTGAATTTTGCCGACTGCAGGAGATGATCTAAGTAGCTGATAACAGTAAAGCCAGTAACAGCAGCATTTGGTGGGAAGATCTGGCACGCTACAAGGCTTTTTGTACTTCTATTAGTTCGGGAACACTTCTGCAagatgctgctggcagcagaatgTCCTCTATCTTCCCTTGCAAAACCCTGcgtggggaaaagaaaacaaaaaaccccaacaaacttagagaaaaaaaaatactaacacAGGTCTTTCAGGTCAGGCGTAAATTTAGGTCTTGCTTTTTTAAGGATCTGCAGGGAAGAGAATACAAAACAGTCCTGTCACACAAGGCagtccctgggaaaaaaaccctggcaAGGGCTGTAAAGAGCATCACAGTGAGAGGTTCTTTGCTTGTTGCAATTACAGAGTTTTGGAGCTGGAAAAACAACCAAGAACTCTGAGAAAGGACTTGACAGAAAATTTCTTCCTCCCTTTAGGGCACTGGATGCTTCCGGGCTTCCTCTAGTGCAGTTCAGAGTGAATGGCTGGCAGCCCAGGGCCAGTGCTCTGCTTTTATCCAGGAGGCACTGGGCAGCACTTGAATCAAAGCACTCTGGTACCAGATACTTGACTTGGCAGCTCAGCTGCCAAAAGGCAGCATGGCACTTTCTGTGCACTGCATCCATGAAAGGAAATAAGCTACAACCTTTATCTGCTCAGATGTTTTTAGAGAGCAGCGTTTCAAAGGAGCTTCAACTGCAATTCCTCATAAAACCTGCTTCTCTCTACACAGAAATTACAGGTGAAAAATGACATTAAACAGAGAGGGAATTAGCTCGTCTTTTAAGATGTGGATAAACCCCTTCTCATCTATCCCTCAAGATGTGGCAAAGCCAGAGAGGCCAAAAAGCAGATAGAGTTATATCCAACAAGCCTCCTCCTCCCTTAGTCTGTGCAAGGTTTGAGGCTGAAGGCTGTTAGCCAAGGGCAACACCCTGCTAGGTAAGTCTTTAAAAAGTATGTTATGCTGATTCTGAGTATTATCTGGGATGGTACAACTGTATACACAGCTGAACATGACTATACAGAAATGTCTACAGCCAAGCAGTCTTTGAATGCGTGTTCAGTCCTTGTGTGTGCAGGAACAGCCACAAGGCTGGTGATATCTAGGATTAGTTATATTTGTCAAGGCATCAGGCCCACAGACCTGGTCAAGGGTTCCAGGTAAAGTTAATCCATTAAGGCCTGCAACTTCCATTACTTAAGATGCTTACATCAGGAGAAATCTCAGTTCAGATACAAACCTCACTGCACCTGTGGGAGAGGCAAAACACCTGCCAGGTAGGATTTAGTTCACAGATTTGATAGTATGAATGACTCACATAAGCACCACTTGAAGAGAACCTTGAAGAATGTTTCTATAGAAATATTGCTAAGAACTAATATTTCAAAGTGAGTTAAACATGTAAAGGAGCCACCAATGCAGATGTTGagcagctgtattttaaaaacattttgaaaatgctcTTAAAtccagaaatattaaaatgttacaAGGGGATGTGCTTCTCCTTACATTTCCAACTGGAAAGGAGACTGTGCAGCATGGGAAAGGTAGGGCAGTGCTTGGAAAGAGAGTCTGTTTCTTGCTCCAACCATACATGGTTTTTTTACAGACTCCAAGCTGTTACTGATATGCACAGGAGCTGGCATTGCTCAGGCTCTCCGAAAAGCACCCTGACAAGCTGTTAAGCTGACTACTGCCATTCAAGATGATTTTTGGATGtgactcattaaaaaaaaaaaaaacacaggagTCTTggggaaaagaagcagaacCATTCTCATGTTCTAGCCATACATTTTCTCAAATTCCCAGAAGATGTTGTACATGAAGCTTTGCTAACTCAGTCTATACCCCTAACTGGCTACAGAAACTCACTAAAGGCCATAATGTGGATTAAAAGTTACCTTCACTCCAAATATAAACCTTTTCCCAATGAAACAGGCTTCCACTGCATGAACTAATGCTCTTGTAGATGACTCTGTGTTTGTTTCTCCCGACAGCTGACTGAAGTCTTGAACATACCTATAATAAAAACATACAGAAGTGTTGGACCAacagaggaagaagccttacaCAGCATTGCAGCTGTAGTAAAGTGCTAACGAGGACACATGTTCAGGAAAAGATTCTGTGCTAGCTTCAACAAAACTTacaatgaaaacaggaaaaccatGAACCTATCAATTCAATTCCTTAGTTCTCCTAACTTGTTAGTGAGataaagtaaacaaaacaaCCGCTCTGAGCAGGtttaatacacacacacaacttTCAGGCATTCCCTGCGTGGTTGTGATTTCTCTGCTAACACAGTGACTGTACTACGCCGTCAACATGCTGCTATTCCTTACACATCATTCCTGTCCAGctctcacagcacagcagtatCCATATAAGACATGGAAATAACTGCTTTTCACAGCTGACAGCGGTACAGCAGTGTAGGGCAGAATGCCTGTCACCAGCATGTTTTAATGCTGCTAATATGGCATTACAAACAAGTCATCTTTGAGCCGGGGATAACACAAGGCATTGGAAAATAACAGACTAGAGAAAAAAGCAGGGAATCTATCTGAATATCCCATCCTGGCAGtttcacatttcagaaaatctgAAGCCTACAATGTGAGTGGTCAGGCTCTGAGCACTAACAGACTTTCTCAGAAATCTCTTCTTCCTCCAGGAAAATGTGGTCATATTGCCAAATAGTCACAAGCTGCATTCAAACTGTTCTAAAAGAAAACCCAGAGGCTCCATCTGGAAAAGCCAACTTATACTTAAGCAAAGGAAATTCAATCATctcaaaaaaaggagaaaggacaaGACGAAGAAGCCAAACCAGCTGAGCAGTGAGGCTCACGTAACAAGTAGTAGCTGCCTTCAATAGACAAGTGGAGGATTTCTTCTACTGCATGGAAGTAATCCATCCCAAAACATCAACATTTCAGGAAGAAACAAACTTCAGCACTTTCTCAAGGTGATAGGTACCAAGGAAATGCTGTAAGGGAACACTTCGGCAGTTACTTCCCATTCATCTTCCCACCATCTAGGCTCATTGCAGTTTTTTTAGGCTGAACAAATAGCAGCAGCTATATGGTCACACAACACACTCCTTACCTCTGCAGATTTTCTGCGGTGACCCCAAAGAATGGATCTAAGCAACTTCCAAAAACAGTGATGTCAAACAAATCATAGGTGTCAGCAACCTTTAGGGACAACCTGTATCTGTAGCTTGCATCTTTAGCTTCACCTGTGCAGCCACATTTTAGACAGTGGAACCTGACAAAAGACAGCAAAAGGGTAAAAAAGATTGAATACATGAACTTCTGTTAGTCACTACTGGAGTAAGAATTTATCTGCAGCTGTAAGAATTACTACTATAATGTATCAAATATTCCATTAAAAAcactaggattttttttcttattctttacTCCTTGAGGGAATAATCTTACCAAAGGCTCAGAGCAAGATGTGTGTATTACGACAGAATAACTCTGGCTTCTTTTACTGATTTATTAACTACTAGCCCATTGTGAAATTGAAGGGACAGTGGGCTTTAAGAGACTGTTGGGGTGCAATTTTGCATTCTCTGtgctcatttttttaaaatttcattctggtttaggatttcttttcttgcagcttgAGTATAAATACctaggtttaaaaaaataatcaggaaaCAGCAGTGTTATCTTGTACTTCAGCATTTGAAACAACAGATATCCTTGTTTTACAAAGTCAGCTCCTTCCATTTAGTGCTGACATTCATTGATTTACTGTTCTACTGCGTGTCAGAGATTTCACCCACcactgcaattaaaaaagaaagctcATCCATTTCTGGACATGCACTCAATGAAGAGTGATACAGGACTAGCAGGTGTGCTACACATGTagaatgagattaaaaaaaaataaaatcaagattTGATCTGGAGGGGCTGGATTTTCACCACTTTTGGTTTAGTGTTCAGCTGACAGAGATCCCCAAGTTAATGGAAATCAGTAAATGACCCCCAAAACAGGACGTACCTCCTGGAATCCAGtatcagcctggaaaagcagtTTTGACAGGCAGGATAGATGAAGCAGGAATTCTGGATGGAAATCACAGAGGCAGCCAGGAGTCCCTGCACACTATTCATGTGCTCACAGCACCACCTGAAAGGAGTAAGTCGAAATGGTTCAAAGAGTTCTCTCGAGATGTTAATATTAACTGCCTTCAGATGggttattttaacattttgaacAGCAGTCTTCAGGAAATTATGATCTCTGTTTGAAAATAGACATTCTATTaattaactcttaaaataaaagaaaaagggtaAGGTTATGTAATATGAAGGAACTGTTAATGGCATTTACACACCACTGCACACAGATCACACAAATTCTCATTTGCATTTAGGGATCTTTATTAGAATTATCCTtgggcacagcactgcagaaaattgctttctaattattttccttaatttagAGTGAAGTCAACATGggattaaaaactgaaatgatcCTGCACTTGTAACTCTGCAAATGCTTCAACACCAATAACTTGGAAAGAATGCTCAGAAAATCTTGAAAAAGGCTCACAACAGCAACTGTATTTGCTCCTATATCACACTTTTTGAGCTAAAGAGGAAGCCCCTGGCCAACAGAGGTTGTAGAGATTTGACAGATAAATGATGAactaaacatttaaataattaggaatgaatttattttattcagtattACTTTCCCGCAGATTTATTTTGGCTTTGTTAAGTTATACTGCCCCAAACATCAAGTTTTAGGAAACTTTCCCTATTTTAGACAGACAACTTTTCTCTCAGCAAATGTTAGAAACATGTAGACAACAatcagaatcctggaatggttggaaaggacctgaaACATCACCAATTCCAGCCccag is a window encoding:
- the DDIAS gene encoding DNA damage-induced apoptosis suppressor protein isoform X2, with protein sequence MNSVQGLLAASVISIQNSCFIYPACQNCFSRLILDSRRFHCLKCGCTGEAKDASYRYRLSLKVADTYDLFDITVFGSCLDPFFGVTAENLQRYVQDFSQLSGETNTESSTRALVHAVEACFIGKRFIFGVKQKTFPLWKWESWQVNGMNKRRGLSLQNWAV